In Idiomarina sp. PL1-037, a single genomic region encodes these proteins:
- the murD gene encoding UDP-N-acetylmuramoyl-L-alanine--D-glutamate ligase has protein sequence MTKIAWQNTKHIVVLGLGKTGVSVLRYLQHKRQQDKKFAEVQIQVFDSRENPPGLEEAKQILGDTELLNRHWELEDTLAADLIVASPGIDLRKDSIVLARDAEIPIVGDVELFAQESTLPIVAVTGSNGKSTVTRMVEFIAEHCGKKVAAAGNIGVPVLDLLLEDQQPDAVILELSSFQLESISSLKLKAAALINISADHMDRYCTLDEYVKTKQRIFTHAETWILNRQQQDTWPHPVTGKLMTFGNDSHPKHFGLLSGNIDRVSGPVAVTFGGSVVLRADQLQLQGIHNLVNVQAALALCQAIDIDIEAAVSAVKEFKGLAHRCELVSNNNGVFWVNDSKATNIGATAAAVEGLRPTINGRLLLIAGGVGKGADFRELQSTLERVDILLTIGEDGPRIGQLFNGSRQVNSLQQAVELAASLVQTGDMVLLSPACASFDQFQNFEHRGDSFRHAVEALDVDSA, from the coding sequence ATGACTAAAATAGCCTGGCAGAACACAAAACACATTGTTGTCCTTGGTCTTGGAAAGACCGGGGTGTCTGTGCTGCGCTATTTGCAACATAAACGGCAGCAGGATAAGAAGTTCGCCGAGGTTCAAATTCAGGTTTTTGATTCGCGTGAAAACCCTCCGGGTCTGGAAGAAGCGAAACAAATATTGGGCGATACCGAACTGCTTAATCGGCATTGGGAATTAGAAGACACCCTGGCGGCCGACTTAATCGTTGCCAGTCCGGGCATCGATTTACGTAAAGACTCAATAGTTCTGGCGCGTGATGCAGAGATTCCAATTGTTGGTGACGTTGAGCTGTTCGCACAAGAATCAACATTGCCGATAGTGGCGGTAACCGGCTCTAATGGAAAATCCACAGTAACTCGCATGGTCGAGTTCATTGCTGAACACTGTGGCAAGAAAGTGGCAGCCGCTGGTAATATCGGGGTACCAGTACTCGATTTGCTGCTGGAGGATCAACAGCCCGATGCTGTGATACTCGAACTTTCCAGTTTTCAGCTGGAGTCAATTTCCAGCTTAAAGCTTAAAGCCGCAGCGCTTATCAATATCAGCGCTGACCATATGGATCGCTACTGCACTCTGGACGAATATGTAAAAACCAAACAACGTATTTTTACTCATGCCGAAACCTGGATACTGAATCGTCAGCAGCAGGATACCTGGCCACATCCGGTTACCGGAAAGTTAATGACCTTCGGTAACGACTCGCACCCCAAACACTTTGGCTTGCTGTCTGGAAATATCGACCGTGTTAGTGGACCGGTTGCCGTGACTTTCGGTGGCAGTGTCGTACTGCGGGCAGATCAATTGCAACTGCAGGGCATTCATAACCTGGTGAATGTGCAGGCAGCCCTGGCTTTGTGTCAGGCAATAGATATTGATATTGAAGCCGCGGTTAGCGCTGTAAAAGAGTTTAAAGGCCTGGCGCATCGCTGTGAGTTAGTCAGTAACAACAACGGCGTGTTTTGGGTTAATGATTCAAAAGCGACAAATATTGGTGCGACCGCCGCAGCGGTTGAGGGCCTGAGGCCAACGATAAACGGGCGTTTACTGCTAATAGCGGGTGGCGTCGGCAAAGGTGCAGATTTCCGCGAACTGCAATCGACTTTGGAACGGGTTGATATTTTACTAACAATAGGTGAGGACGGCCCCCGCATTGGTCAGTTGTTTAACGGTTCACGGCAGGTAAATAGTTTACAGCAGGCTGTGGAGCTGGCTGCATCTTTAGTGCAAACCGGCGACATGGTGCTGTTATCGCCTGCGTGTGCAAGCTTTGACCAATTTCAAAATTTTGAACATCGGGGCGACAGTTTCCGTCATGCAGTGGAGGCGCTTGATGTCGACAGTGCGTGA
- the ftsW gene encoding putative lipid II flippase FtsW, whose amino-acid sequence MSTVREEQLNLEIPTSDVGSRWQKLINWFQPKTSQPLYDRMLFTLAMALLAFGFVMVTSASLPTAERLTGNPFHFAIRHGIYILISLAVMLATLRVPANSWNQQSGKLLLLGLIMLLMVLVAGYEVNGAQRWIKIGPITFQAAEVAKLFFCIYMASYLSRREDEVREATKGFIKPLALLFIAAVLLLMQPDFGTVVVMSATTVAMLFLAGARLWQFFAVFITCVLALILLIIVEPYRMQRLLTFLEPEKDPFGAGYQLMQSLIAFGQGQFSGVGLGNSIQKLQYLPEAHTDFIMAVVAEELGFLGVLAVIATVLMLVWRALIIGRRCLMREQRYGGYLAYGIGIWFSIQAFVNIGVASGALPTKGLTLPLVSYGGNSLIISALAVGLLLRIDHERRMLGRKVAPRGGAE is encoded by the coding sequence ATGTCGACAGTGCGTGAAGAACAGTTGAATCTTGAGATACCGACCTCTGACGTTGGTAGTCGTTGGCAGAAGCTGATTAACTGGTTTCAACCAAAAACCAGTCAGCCACTTTACGACCGTATGCTGTTTACCCTGGCAATGGCGTTACTGGCCTTTGGCTTCGTTATGGTCACGTCTGCGTCCTTGCCTACGGCAGAGCGTTTAACGGGTAATCCGTTCCATTTTGCCATTCGTCACGGCATTTATATCCTGATTAGTTTAGCCGTTATGTTGGCAACTTTACGGGTACCGGCTAATAGCTGGAATCAACAGAGCGGTAAGCTGTTATTGCTCGGGTTGATTATGCTGCTAATGGTTTTAGTTGCGGGGTATGAAGTTAACGGTGCACAGCGCTGGATCAAAATCGGTCCAATTACTTTTCAGGCGGCAGAGGTTGCTAAACTTTTCTTCTGTATTTACATGGCCAGTTATTTGTCCCGCCGGGAAGACGAAGTTAGAGAAGCGACTAAAGGCTTTATCAAACCTCTGGCGCTATTGTTTATTGCCGCTGTGCTTCTATTAATGCAACCGGATTTCGGAACGGTGGTTGTCATGTCGGCAACCACCGTGGCCATGCTGTTTTTAGCTGGCGCGAGGCTATGGCAGTTTTTTGCGGTATTCATTACCTGCGTGCTGGCACTAATTTTACTGATCATCGTTGAGCCATACCGAATGCAACGACTGCTCACTTTTCTGGAACCGGAGAAAGATCCGTTCGGTGCTGGTTATCAGTTAATGCAGTCACTTATTGCCTTTGGTCAGGGCCAATTCAGTGGTGTCGGTTTGGGGAATAGCATTCAAAAATTACAGTATCTGCCGGAAGCGCATACAGACTTTATTATGGCGGTTGTTGCCGAGGAACTGGGCTTCCTTGGCGTGCTGGCGGTTATTGCAACCGTATTAATGCTGGTATGGCGAGCCTTAATTATTGGCCGCCGCTGCTTAATGCGTGAACAACGTTACGGTGGTTATCTGGCCTACGGTATTGGTATTTGGTTTAGTATCCAGGCTTTCGTGAATATCGGTGTTGCGTCCGGAGCACTACCAACCAAAGGGTTGACGTTGCCGTTGGTAAGCTACGGTGGTAACAGCCTGATAATCTCGGCTCTGGCCGTTGGGTTGCTGTTACGCATAGACCATGAACGTCGAATGCTGGGTCGCAAAGTGGCACCGCGCGGAGGTGCCGAATGA
- the ftsL gene encoding cell division protein FtsL, translating to MTKQRYPSLMKMLLQDLLQHKWVLLLSVVVIGNALGIVYTAHLNRQLTSERDDLLSHRDTLDREWRHLVVEQNALTEHSRVERIAQEQLGMRDVEPEQEVLVSWQ from the coding sequence ATGACTAAGCAGCGTTATCCCAGCCTGATGAAAATGTTGCTACAGGATTTATTGCAGCACAAATGGGTTTTGCTTCTCAGTGTGGTGGTTATTGGTAATGCGTTAGGTATTGTTTATACCGCCCATTTGAATCGGCAGTTAACCAGCGAACGTGATGATTTATTGTCGCACCGGGACACTCTGGACCGTGAATGGCGGCACCTTGTGGTGGAACAAAACGCGCTGACTGAACACAGCCGGGTTGAACGTATTGCACAGGAACAACTGGGTATGCGAGACGTTGAGCCAGAGCAGGAGGTGTTAGTTTCATGGCAGTGA
- the mraY gene encoding phospho-N-acetylmuramoyl-pentapeptide-transferase, whose amino-acid sequence MLVWLAEYLTQFESAFNVFSYLTLRAILSVLTALVLSLWLGPTLIRRLQRLQIGQTVRDDGPESHLVKSGTPTMGGVLILAAVLGSSLLWADLDNRYVWVVLLVTTGFGIVGFVDDYRKVVRKDPKGLIAKWKYFWQSVIASVAAVYLYWSSTQGAETALLVPFFKDVMPQLGMLYILMAYFVIVGTSNAVNLTDGLDGLAIMPTIMVAAALGIFAYVSGNVNFAEYLQIPYLPLTAELLVVCTAIVGAGLGFLWFNTYPALVFMGDVGSLALGAALGIIAILVRQELVLFIMGGVFVMETVSVMLQVGSYKLRGKRIFRMAPIHHHYELKGWPEPRVIVRFWILSLIFVLIGLATLKLR is encoded by the coding sequence ATGTTAGTTTGGTTGGCGGAGTACCTAACCCAGTTTGAAAGCGCGTTTAACGTGTTTTCCTACTTAACCTTGCGGGCAATACTCAGTGTTTTGACCGCACTGGTTTTGTCGTTGTGGTTAGGACCAACATTAATTCGCCGTTTGCAGCGTCTACAGATAGGGCAAACGGTGCGGGATGACGGCCCGGAAAGTCATTTAGTCAAAAGTGGTACGCCGACTATGGGCGGTGTTTTGATACTGGCAGCCGTTCTGGGTTCTTCACTGTTGTGGGCCGATCTCGATAACCGCTACGTTTGGGTCGTTTTATTGGTTACGACTGGCTTTGGTATCGTCGGCTTCGTCGATGATTACCGCAAAGTTGTACGCAAAGATCCGAAAGGCTTAATCGCTAAGTGGAAGTATTTTTGGCAGTCGGTCATTGCCAGCGTCGCCGCTGTTTACCTTTATTGGAGCAGTACTCAGGGCGCCGAAACCGCTCTTCTGGTTCCATTCTTTAAAGATGTGATGCCGCAGTTGGGCATGCTTTATATACTTATGGCCTATTTTGTCATTGTCGGTACCAGTAATGCGGTTAATTTAACTGACGGTCTGGACGGTCTGGCCATTATGCCAACCATTATGGTGGCCGCAGCACTGGGCATTTTTGCTTATGTCTCCGGCAACGTGAATTTTGCTGAGTACCTGCAAATTCCGTATTTACCATTGACCGCTGAACTATTGGTGGTGTGCACAGCTATTGTCGGTGCGGGTCTTGGGTTTCTTTGGTTCAATACTTATCCGGCTCTTGTCTTTATGGGCGACGTGGGCTCGTTGGCGCTGGGAGCTGCACTTGGCATTATCGCGATATTGGTCCGACAGGAACTGGTGCTGTTCATTATGGGCGGTGTGTTTGTTATGGAAACAGTATCGGTAATGTTGCAGGTGGGCTCCTATAAGTTGAGGGGTAAGCGTATTTTCCGTATGGCGCCTATTCATCATCATTATGAGTTAAAAGGGTGGCCGGAGCCGCGGGTAATTGTTCGCTTCTGGATATTGTCGCTAATTTTTGTACTGATAGGACTCGCAACTTTGAAGTTGCGTTAA
- a CDS encoding peptidoglycan D,D-transpeptidase FtsI family protein, with amino-acid sequence MAVTRRKKHTEPAGTRWRFYTAVFLLFGVFSVLIARAAYIQVISPDAFSLQGDMRSLRASSVAVQRGTIVDRNGRELAVSVPVETVWADPKRIAEREALADERRWQALAETFRMNRNELVSKVDDPSKRFVYLQRKVTPSEADYVKQLKIPGVYLKTESRRYYPTGEISSHLIGLTDIDGAGQEGLELLYDEHLTGTPGKRVYRKDAEGRVVEEISQTDAQQPKQLTLSIDQRVQATAYTELKKAVRYNQATSGSAVVLNVETGEVLAMVNSPSFNPNNRSDLQSFRMRNRAITDSYEPGSTMKPLVVLSALENGRHKAGDSIDTSPGWLRIGGRRVSDPRNYGELSLTEVLKHSSNVGVTKIALDLGIDSLLQTYADAGFGNDTGVALLGESIGILGDRRRWSEFETATLSYGYGLSATTLQLANAYSIIANGGKKRPLTIFRQESPLPAEQVFNPDNTRAVMHMMEEVVRDGTATAAKVPGYRIAGKTGTTRKTKATGGYGDEYVALFAGIAPVSDPKVVVVVTINEPGTDDYYGGTAAAPVFSKIVSQTMRLLNIPPDNLDDTQVHAAGFGGG; translated from the coding sequence ATGGCAGTGACTCGTCGCAAGAAGCACACTGAGCCAGCCGGTACGCGTTGGCGCTTTTACACCGCAGTATTCTTACTGTTCGGTGTATTTTCTGTGTTAATTGCACGCGCAGCCTATATCCAGGTGATAAGCCCCGATGCCTTCTCATTACAAGGCGATATGCGCAGTTTACGGGCGTCCAGTGTTGCGGTTCAGCGAGGCACGATTGTTGATCGTAACGGAAGGGAATTGGCGGTTAGCGTCCCGGTAGAAACCGTATGGGCCGACCCCAAACGTATTGCCGAACGCGAGGCTTTAGCAGACGAGCGTCGCTGGCAGGCTCTGGCTGAAACTTTTCGCATGAACCGTAATGAACTGGTCAGTAAGGTGGACGACCCCTCAAAACGTTTTGTCTATCTGCAACGCAAAGTGACACCATCAGAAGCGGATTACGTGAAGCAGTTGAAAATTCCCGGTGTGTATTTAAAAACAGAGTCACGCCGTTATTACCCTACCGGAGAGATCAGTTCTCACTTAATCGGTTTAACCGACATTGACGGCGCCGGACAGGAAGGTCTGGAGCTTCTGTACGACGAACATTTAACCGGTACGCCGGGTAAACGAGTTTATCGCAAGGACGCAGAAGGACGGGTTGTTGAAGAAATTAGCCAGACAGATGCACAACAACCAAAACAGCTGACACTGAGTATCGATCAACGTGTTCAGGCAACTGCTTATACCGAACTGAAAAAAGCCGTGCGCTACAATCAGGCAACTTCAGGCTCGGCGGTAGTGCTTAATGTTGAAACCGGTGAAGTGCTGGCGATGGTCAATAGCCCGTCCTTCAACCCTAACAATCGTTCGGATTTGCAGTCTTTCAGGATGAGAAACCGGGCAATTACCGACAGTTACGAGCCCGGTTCAACAATGAAGCCTTTGGTGGTTCTCAGTGCACTTGAAAACGGTCGGCACAAAGCGGGCGATAGCATTGATACCAGTCCCGGGTGGTTAAGAATTGGTGGACGTCGCGTAAGTGACCCCCGTAATTATGGCGAGCTGTCATTGACTGAAGTTCTGAAACATTCATCGAACGTTGGAGTCACTAAAATAGCCTTGGATTTAGGCATTGACTCATTACTGCAAACCTATGCTGACGCAGGCTTTGGTAATGATACAGGTGTCGCCTTATTGGGTGAGAGCATCGGCATACTGGGTGATAGAAGACGTTGGTCTGAGTTTGAAACGGCGACGCTTTCTTACGGTTATGGTTTGTCGGCAACGACACTGCAACTGGCTAATGCCTATAGTATTATAGCCAATGGCGGGAAAAAACGACCGCTGACGATTTTCAGGCAGGAATCTCCTTTACCTGCAGAGCAAGTTTTCAACCCGGATAACACCCGCGCCGTAATGCATATGATGGAAGAGGTGGTTCGCGATGGAACCGCCACGGCAGCAAAAGTTCCTGGGTACCGTATTGCCGGAAAAACGGGGACAACGCGAAAAACCAAAGCAACAGGCGGCTACGGTGATGAATATGTGGCACTATTTGCCGGGATAGCTCCGGTTAGTGACCCAAAAGTGGTTGTGGTTGTGACTATAAACGAACCGGGTACCGACGACTATTATGGCGGCACGGCCGCAGCTCCGGTGTTCTCCAAAATTGTATCGCAAACCATGCGGCTACTGAATATACCGCCGGACAACCTGGATGATACGCAGGTGCACGCTGCGGGCTTTGGGGGGGGATAA
- the rsmH gene encoding 16S rRNA (cytosine(1402)-N(4))-methyltransferase RsmH, translating into MITTSPQHVSVLLEESIEALATDPQGTYIDATFGRGGHTRALLNKLGDDARVIALDQDPEAIAAAAAFADDPRFQIIHTPFSNLQQVLDDLQLNRQVTGILFDLGVSSPQLDDAERGFSFMRDGPLDMRMNTTSGETAAEWLNRAEKDDISWVLKEYGEERFARRIASAIVMDREKKPFTRTRQLAEMIARVSPVKEKHKHPATRTFQAIRIHINRELEQIEQALEASLSGLKEDGRLVVISFHSLEDRLVKRFIRKHSEGKQLPPGLPVTEAERNKDKALDKVGKAIKPGKAEVQVNPRSRSSVLRIAKRIRND; encoded by the coding sequence ATGATTACAACGTCACCGCAACACGTTTCGGTGCTACTGGAAGAGTCGATAGAAGCATTAGCGACTGATCCGCAAGGCACATACATTGACGCCACATTTGGCCGTGGTGGGCACACGCGCGCGCTACTCAATAAATTAGGTGACGATGCCCGCGTTATTGCTCTGGATCAGGACCCTGAAGCTATTGCTGCGGCTGCTGCATTTGCCGACGATCCCCGTTTTCAAATTATCCACACCCCTTTCTCAAACCTGCAACAAGTGCTTGACGATCTGCAGTTGAACCGGCAAGTGACCGGTATTCTATTTGACCTTGGCGTATCTTCCCCACAATTAGATGACGCTGAACGCGGCTTTAGTTTTATGCGAGACGGCCCTTTGGATATGCGGATGAACACCACCAGCGGCGAAACCGCGGCCGAATGGCTTAATCGTGCAGAAAAGGATGACATCAGTTGGGTTCTTAAAGAGTATGGCGAGGAACGTTTTGCCCGCCGTATAGCCAGCGCTATTGTGATGGATCGCGAGAAAAAGCCTTTTACCCGCACAAGGCAGCTGGCGGAGATGATTGCCCGCGTCAGTCCGGTAAAAGAAAAGCATAAGCACCCGGCAACGCGGACCTTCCAGGCCATTCGCATTCACATTAACCGCGAACTGGAGCAAATAGAGCAAGCGCTGGAAGCTTCTCTGTCGGGTCTGAAAGAAGACGGCCGACTGGTGGTTATTAGTTTTCATAGTCTGGAAGATCGTTTAGTAAAACGTTTTATTCGCAAGCACAGCGAAGGAAAGCAGTTACCTCCGGGCTTGCCGGTAACTGAAGCTGAACGCAATAAAGATAAAGCGCTGGATAAAGTCGGCAAAGCGATTAAGCCGGGTAAAGCTGAAGTGCAGGTTAATCCTCGTTCGCGCAGCTCTGTGCTGCGCATAGCAAAGAGGATCCGTAATGACTAA
- the mraZ gene encoding division/cell wall cluster transcriptional repressor MraZ: MFRGATTLSLDSKGRLAIPARYRHALSLDCEGKMVCTIDIKQPCLLLYPLPEWQIIEQKLTRLSSMNPAERRLQRLLLGHADDCEMDKNGRLLLSAPLRQHAGLEKKLMLVGQLNKFEVWSEDAWHEQVAQDMDVEREGDFTLNERLEDFSL; the protein is encoded by the coding sequence ATGTTCCGAGGTGCAACAACATTAAGTCTGGATAGCAAAGGGCGGTTAGCCATACCGGCTAGATACCGTCATGCGTTGTCATTAGACTGTGAAGGAAAAATGGTCTGCACGATTGATATTAAGCAACCGTGCCTGTTGCTGTACCCGCTCCCCGAGTGGCAAATCATTGAGCAAAAGCTGACTCGATTATCCAGTATGAACCCTGCAGAACGTCGCTTACAGCGACTTCTTTTAGGCCACGCTGACGACTGTGAAATGGATAAAAACGGTCGTTTGCTCCTGTCAGCTCCGTTAAGACAACACGCCGGTTTAGAGAAAAAACTGATGCTTGTCGGGCAGCTGAATAAATTTGAAGTTTGGAGTGAAGACGCCTGGCACGAACAAGTGGCGCAGGATATGGATGTTGAACGCGAAGGTGACTTTACTCTCAACGAACGACTAGAAGACTTTTCATTATAA
- a CDS encoding UDP-N-acetylmuramoyl-tripeptide--D-alanyl-D-alanine ligase yields the protein MISVSLKWIAEQVEGRLIGSDCTIDSVSTDTRTDLTDALFIALKGKNFDAHDFVEQAIDKGAAAVICEKQVDSECRQIIVENSRHALGCLGAAIKAKVAPKTVAVTGSNGKTTVKEMLAAILSIRHPVLATQGNFNNDIGVPLTLLRLQEKHKYAVVELGANHPGEIAYTTDLVKPDVAILNNVSAAHVEGFGSLHGVARAKTEIFRGVGGQGTAITPRDSEFYPCWQRACSDMKWKTFGLSDSADVYASDVTLNGEGHPSFTLHLGGETKPLELKLSGRHNVLNAISAAAAASELGISLNDIVAGLQTVEPAQGRLTSIKVSEHLRIIDDTYNASVASTKAALDLLGSYQGYRIFVLGDMGELGADARAYHEDIGEHAIGSGIDNLYSLGVLSQSASEVFNGHGGKHFGSLQSLVESVLQRLTEQTGKQAVTVLVKGSRSAHMERVVAAIQQAVTVSDSAEDKHEC from the coding sequence ATGATCTCAGTATCACTGAAATGGATTGCGGAGCAGGTGGAAGGTCGCCTGATTGGCTCTGATTGTACAATTGATTCAGTGTCTACGGACACTAGAACAGACTTAACCGACGCATTGTTTATAGCCTTAAAAGGTAAGAATTTTGATGCACACGACTTTGTCGAACAGGCTATAGATAAAGGCGCAGCGGCCGTTATTTGCGAAAAGCAAGTGGATAGCGAGTGCCGCCAGATTATTGTCGAGAACAGCCGTCATGCGCTGGGGTGCTTAGGTGCGGCCATTAAAGCGAAGGTAGCGCCGAAAACCGTAGCTGTCACCGGCAGTAATGGTAAAACCACAGTAAAAGAAATGCTGGCGGCCATTTTATCTATTCGTCATCCGGTATTGGCCACGCAGGGGAACTTCAATAACGATATTGGTGTGCCGCTTACATTGTTGCGCCTGCAGGAAAAACACAAATATGCAGTGGTTGAACTGGGTGCGAATCATCCGGGTGAAATTGCTTACACCACCGATTTGGTCAAACCCGATGTCGCCATATTGAATAATGTGAGCGCTGCCCATGTTGAAGGTTTCGGAAGTTTACACGGGGTTGCCCGTGCTAAAACTGAGATTTTCCGTGGAGTGGGTGGCCAGGGAACGGCCATTACCCCCCGCGACTCCGAATTTTATCCCTGCTGGCAACGCGCTTGCAGCGATATGAAGTGGAAGACTTTTGGCTTGAGCGATAGCGCCGACGTTTACGCCAGCGACGTAACACTGAACGGCGAAGGGCATCCGTCGTTTACTCTGCATTTAGGCGGAGAAACAAAACCGCTGGAGCTTAAACTAAGCGGTCGGCACAACGTGCTTAATGCTATTTCTGCAGCAGCTGCGGCAAGTGAGCTGGGTATATCGCTGAATGACATTGTTGCTGGGTTGCAAACGGTAGAGCCGGCTCAAGGGCGTTTGACAAGCATAAAAGTGAGTGAACACTTACGTATTATTGATGACACCTACAACGCCAGCGTTGCCTCAACGAAAGCTGCCCTGGACTTACTGGGAAGTTATCAGGGTTATCGCATTTTTGTATTAGGCGATATGGGTGAGCTGGGCGCCGATGCGCGAGCTTACCACGAGGACATTGGTGAACATGCTATAGGCAGCGGTATTGATAACTTATATAGCCTGGGCGTGCTCAGTCAAAGTGCCAGCGAGGTCTTTAACGGCCACGGAGGCAAGCACTTCGGTAGCTTACAGTCGCTGGTCGAGTCTGTTTTACAAAGACTTACAGAACAGACTGGCAAGCAAGCTGTCACAGTGCTGGTTAAAGGCTCACGCTCTGCACATATGGAGCGCGTTGTTGCAGCAATACAGCAGGCTGTCACGGTTAGTGACAGCGCAGAGGATAAGCACGAATGTTAG
- the murE gene encoding UDP-N-acetylmuramoyl-L-alanyl-D-glutamate--2,6-diaminopimelate ligase, which produces MMKLAELLTMLPASFSIPDVTVSGIKLDSRQVANGDVFVAIPGYETDGRAYIDAAIDAGAIAIIAEAPGMAIEQRRGVVVVGFSGVREHLSRIAGNFFGHPSEKMKLVGVTGTNGKTSVTHIMAQLAKALGMEAAVIGTTGSGLIGRLLPERHTTPDAVTVQQRLATLLAEGAELVAMEVSSHALIQRRVEALHFAGAAITNISRDHLDYHGTMENYVAAKQRLFADFGVQNRVVNADDDTLSQWQQDDLADLWVSLNASPNEPCLQATGVQFHEQGSVFSLNWQGESCVIETPLLGRFNVYNLLCAVAVLLKLNKPLADIGKACGSLQSVPGRMEAFHNKQSPLVVVDYAHTPDALHQVLSALRLHCKGRLWCVFGCGGDRDRGKRPQMGKVAADYADVVVVTDDNPRTEPAEKIIEDILTGIADKTQVKTWPGRREAVIRAMREAGKDDVVLLAGKGHEDYQVIGTQRVDYNERAVVSEWLQGDCA; this is translated from the coding sequence ATGATGAAACTTGCAGAGTTGCTAACTATGCTGCCAGCGTCGTTCTCCATTCCTGATGTTACCGTTAGTGGGATAAAACTCGATAGCCGGCAAGTTGCTAATGGCGATGTTTTTGTCGCTATTCCGGGCTATGAAACCGACGGCCGCGCATATATTGATGCGGCCATTGATGCTGGTGCCATTGCGATTATTGCTGAAGCCCCGGGAATGGCGATTGAGCAGCGCCGGGGTGTCGTTGTGGTCGGTTTTAGTGGCGTTCGCGAGCACCTTTCACGCATTGCTGGAAATTTTTTCGGGCATCCATCAGAAAAAATGAAGCTGGTTGGTGTGACCGGTACCAATGGTAAAACGTCGGTGACCCACATTATGGCGCAGTTGGCAAAAGCCCTGGGTATGGAAGCGGCTGTTATTGGTACAACCGGAAGCGGACTTATTGGTCGTTTATTACCGGAGCGTCATACCACACCAGACGCCGTTACCGTCCAGCAACGTCTGGCCACCCTATTAGCTGAAGGTGCAGAACTGGTTGCTATGGAGGTATCGTCACACGCACTGATACAGCGTCGTGTTGAAGCTTTACACTTTGCTGGCGCAGCTATTACCAATATCAGCCGGGATCATCTCGACTATCACGGCACCATGGAAAATTACGTGGCCGCAAAACAACGTTTATTTGCTGATTTTGGCGTGCAAAACCGAGTGGTTAACGCCGACGACGACACGTTAAGCCAGTGGCAGCAAGACGATTTAGCTGACTTATGGGTTAGCCTAAATGCCAGCCCCAATGAACCCTGCCTGCAGGCGACTGGCGTTCAGTTCCATGAGCAGGGTTCGGTGTTCAGCTTAAACTGGCAGGGTGAATCCTGCGTCATTGAAACCCCCCTATTAGGGCGCTTCAATGTTTACAACTTACTTTGCGCGGTTGCGGTGTTGTTAAAACTGAATAAACCACTTGCGGATATCGGCAAAGCCTGTGGCAGTTTGCAGTCCGTTCCCGGGCGTATGGAAGCCTTCCATAATAAGCAGTCGCCGCTGGTGGTGGTTGACTACGCGCATACACCGGACGCTCTGCATCAGGTATTGAGTGCGCTGCGGCTGCATTGCAAAGGCCGTTTATGGTGTGTATTCGGCTGCGGCGGTGACCGTGACCGTGGTAAGCGTCCGCAAATGGGTAAAGTAGCGGCGGATTACGCTGATGTTGTTGTGGTTACCGATGACAACCCGCGGACAGAACCCGCGGAAAAAATTATTGAAGATATTTTGACCGGTATTGCGGATAAAACCCAGGTTAAGACTTGGCCGGGTCGCCGGGAGGCTGTTATACGCGCAATGCGGGAAGCCGGAAAAGATGACGTTGTATTACTCGCCGGTAAAGGACACGAAGACTATCAGGTTATTGGTACTCAACGCGTTGACTATAACGAACGAGCGGTAGTCAGCGAATGGCTGCAAGGAGACTGCGCATGA